AATAAGGACCCAGGCTCCGCTCGTCGTTTTTGGGTGCGGTGCAATATAGTCAGGCCCGGGGGGGCATCTCATGATCCTCGACGACATCACCATTCCACGCGAGATGACGGCCATTGGCATTGCGGTGCCTGGTGGACCCGAAGCGCTGGTCCCTGAACGGCGTGCCGTGCCGACCCCCGGCGAGGACGAGGTTCTGATCCATGTGGCGGCGGCGGGCATCAATCGCCCCGATGTGCTGCAGCGACAGGGCAAATATCCGCCGCCGCCCGGCGCATCCGACATTCCCGGACTGGAAGTCGCCGGTACGATCGTCGCGGCCGGCCGCTCCGCCGACATGCTGGTCGGCCAGCGCGTCTGCGCGCTGCTGCCGGGCGGCGGCTATGCCGAATATGCGGTGGCGCCCGCTGGCCAGTGCCTGCCCGTCCCGGACGGTTATGACCTGGTCGAGGCGGCGGCGCTGCCCGAAACCCTGTTCACCGTGTGGACCAACCTGTTCGAGCGCGCCTATGTCGTCGGTGGCGACACGGTGCTGGTCCATGGCGGCACCAGTGGCATCGGCACGATGGCGATCTCGCTCTGCCGCCTGTTCGACATCGCGATCATCGTTACCTGCGGCAGCGATGACAAATGCGCCCAGGCGCTGGAATGGGGCGCTGCCCATGCGATCAACTACAAGGCGCAGGATTATGTCGCGGAGGTAAAGCGCATCACCGGCGGGCAGGGGGTGCAGGCGGTGCTCGACATGGTCGGCGGCGACTATGTCCCGCGCAACATCGAATGCCTGGCCGAGGATGGCCGCCATGTCTCGATCGCGGTGCTGGGCGGGGCAAAGACCAGCGTCTTCCTGCCGACGGTGATGTCCAAGCGCCTGACCCTGACCGGATCGACGTTGCGGCCGCGCTCATCGGGCTTCAAGAGCCTGGTCGCCGACGAGATCATGCGCACCGTGTGGCCGTTCGTCGAGCAGGGCAGGCTGCGTCCGGCGATGGACCAGCGCTTCGCCCTGGCCGACGCGGCCAAGGCGCATGCCCGCATGGATGCCGGCGACCATTTCGGGAAGATCGTGCTGGTAGCGTAAAAGAAGCAGCTTTTACAAAAATGTTTCATGATTTTTTATCCGCTGTTCGGAATTTTATTTTATTTCTGAACTAAGGGGATTTATGTTCATGTGGAATTCTGTTCCATTTTTAAGTGCATTGGCATTTTGGTCGCTATTGATAACTGCTGTTTCGGGCGGCGTTGCAGTAGTTTCAGGGCTTATTGGTGGTTTGGCTGCAGGTCGAGCCTCGGACATAGTTACTCGAAATGCGAATGTGGATATCGCTAATGCAAATGCTCGATTAGAACAGGCGAAATTAGAAACGGAAAAATTGAAAAAGGAATTCTCTTGGAGAGAAATTGGGCAAAGTCAAAATGATGAAATAAAAAACATAATTTCTGGAAAGTCTTTCCCGGTCACAATTTCGTGGACGGCGGGTGATTCCGAAGGGTCGCATTTTGCTCGGCAGCTAGGTAATGCGCTAACGGATGCAGGCGTTTCAGTTGTAGCCTTTTCACCCATGGCATTGTTGGGTGAGGAGGCGCATGGATTGAGCGTTGGCAGTTGGAATAAAACGGAAATTGACACGCTTAGTGCTGCGTTTATCGCTGCTGGCTTTGGCAAGCCTAAAGTGAAGATATACGAAAAACCGGCGGTAGGTCAGCCAGGGAGCATAACTCACATCTTTGTGGGGTATCGAAGCGTTCCCGTAGTTGGTAACTAGATTTATCGCGTGAACCCTCATTGGGCGTAGCATTTTCGTCATATTCGCTGCGGAGTTGTAACAGAAGGGCGCTAGGGATTCGGCCTCAAGGACAACAGCCCTTGAGGACGTAGACATGGACGCCATCACGCGCTTGCCCTTCCTGAGCGAACTGGAAGAGGGAGGCGACGACCGCTTCCACATAGCCGAGCGGGACGGGCCGCGTCGCCGCTATCGCACCATCTGGATTTCCGACATCCATCTGGGCACGCGCGGCTGCAACGCCACGATGCTGATCGACTTTCTCGACAGCGTCGACAGCGACACCATCTATCTGGTCGGCGACATCATCGACGGCTGGCGGCTGAAAAAGCGCTTCTACTGGCCTGCCGCGCATAATGACGTGCTGTGGCGGATCATGAAGCGGGCCAAGCGCGGCACCCGCGTCGTCTATATCCCCGGCAATCATGACGAGATGTTCCGCCAGTTCACCGGCATGAATTTCGGCGGCGTCGAGATCCGCCGCAAGGCGATCCACGAGACCGCCGATGGCCGCAAGCTGCTGGTGCTGCATGGCGACGAGTTCGACACGATCATGCTGGCGCATCGCTGGCTCGCCTTCGTCGGCGACGCGGCCTACACCAGCCTGATGCGGCTCAATGTCGTGGTGAACGCGGTGCGGCAGCGCATGGGCCTGCCTTATTGGTCGCTCAGCAAAATGGCCAAGCACAAGGTCAAGAATGCCGTGTCCTTCATCTCCCGCTTCGAGGAAGTGGTGGCGCATGAGGCCGGTTCGCGCGGCGTCGACGGCGTGGTCTGCGGCCATATCCACAATGCCGAGATGCGCGAGATCGAGGGCATCCAATATTATAACGACGGTGACTGGGTGGAGGGCTGCACCGCGCTGGTGGAGCATGCCAGCGGCGCGATGGAGGTGCTGCACTGGGCCGATGAAATCGCCAAGCGGAGCGAGGCTGCGCCGGCGTTGATGGCGGCCTGACGGGGGAGCGGGAGATGCGGATCGCGATCGTCACCGATGCCTGGACGCCGCAGGTCAATGGCGTCGTCCGGACGTTGCAGACCATCCAGCTGGAACTGGAGCGGATGGGGCATGAGGTCAAGGTGATCTCGCCCGATCTCTATGGCTCCATCCCCTGTCCGACCTATCCCGAAATCCGGCTGGCGCTGGTGCGTTCGGGCGTGGTGGGGCAGGCGATTGCGGCGTTTCGCCCCGATGCCGTGCATCTGGCGACGGAAGGGCCGCTCTGCTTTGCCGCGCGGCGCTGGTGCTTGCGTGGTAATGTACCGTTCACCACGGCCTATCACACCCATTTCCCCGAATATGTGGCGCAGCGCACCGGTCTGCCATCTTCCTGGTTCTGGCGCTATATCCGCTGGTTCCACGGTCCCGCGCAGGCGGTGCTGGTGTCGACGCGGTCGGTCCGGCGGCAATTGCGCATCCATGGCGTCGCCAATGTGCGCAAATGGGGGCGGGGGGTCGACCTCAAGGTCTTTGCCGGCGACGTCGCACCATCGGCCCGGCTGGCCGACCTGCCGCGCCCGATCCAGCTCTATGTCGGCCGGGTCGCGGTCGAGAAGAATCTCGAAGCCTTCCTGGCCAGCGACCATCCCGGAACGAAGGTGATCGTCGGTGACGGTCCGGCGCGGGTTGTGCTGGAGCGGGCCTATCCCGATGCCCATTTTCTGGGCGGGCTATTTGGTGCCGATCTGGCGGCGGTCTATGCCGGCGCTGATGTCTTCGTCTTCCCCAGCCGTACCGACACGTTCGGCCTGGTCATGATCGAGGCGCTGGCTGCCGGTACGCCGGTCGCCGCCTATCCGGTCACGGGGCCGATCGACATCGTCACGCCCGAGACCGGTGCCCTGTCCGAACGGCTGGAAGATGCGATCGCTGCAGCGTTGCTGTGCGACCGGGCTGCCTGCGCCGCTTATGGTCGCAGCTTCAGCTGGGAGCGCAGCGCCCAGGAATTCCTGGCCGGGCTGCATCCGATCGACCCGGTGGTGATGGACAGCGCCGCCTGACGCTTTTCCTTGCCGCAGGCCCCGCGATGCTCTATCCCTGACATGTCGTGGCCGCCCTGCTTGGGCGGCCCTTATCGTTTTTAGAGCCGGAGAAGACCCCGTGTCCCAGCCCCTCATGCCCCATGCGACCGCCAGCTGGCTGGTCGATAACAGCGCTCTGAGCTTTGACCAGATCGCGGAATTCTGTGGGCTGCATATCCTGGAAGTCCAGGCCATTGCCGACGACACCGCCGGCACCAAATATACCGGCCGCGATCCGGTGCGCGCCCATGAAATCACCATGGACGAGATCCACAAGGGCGAAAGCAACCCGGACTACAAGCTCAAGATGCTGAAAGGTCCCGAGCCGGTCCGCCGTACCAAGGGGCCGCGCTACACCCCGGTCAGCAAGCGCCAGGACAAGCCCGACGGCATCGCCTGGATCCTGCGCAACCATCCCGAGATTTCGGATGGCGCGATCGGCAAGCTGATCGGCACCACGCGCACCACCATCGCCGCGATCCGCGATCGCAGCCACTGGAACATCTCCAACATCACCCCCAAGGACCCGGTGACGCTCGGCCTGTGTTCGCAGCGCGAACTGGATGCCCTGGTCAGCAAGGCGGCGAAGAAGGCGGGCATCGAGATGCCGACCGATTCGCGTCTGGATGGCGACCGCGAGGCGCTGATCGAGGAGCTGCGTCGCGAGCGCGAGGACAATGCCCGCCGTATCGAAGCGTCGCTCAAGAGCGAGGCGGAGCTGATTTCGGGCGTGGCGACGATCCTCGATCCGTTCAGCAACAACAAGGGCGAGGTCTAAAGCCGTAGCGTCATTGGACGCTGCGCCCAAGCCTTTGCAATGCCGCATTTCCGAAGGCCGCGCCGGGTAACCGGGGCGGCCTTTTTGCTACAATCCGGACACAGGTTGACGCTTGCGTAAAGCAGATGATCCACTTACACTTCTGTCAATGGAGAGCATAGAACAGACCTGGAGAGCGCATTACCAGCACCCGACGCCGTGGGAGCAGAGCTTCCCGCCGCTGTCGATGGGAGAGATGGTAACGCAGAGCGCCACCGCCCACCCGCAGGCCTACATGATTGACTTCATGGGCCGAAAATTCAGCTATGGCAGGATGATGGATGAGATCCGCCGCATCGCCTGCGGACTGCAGGGGATGGGCGTCAAGAAGGGCGACCGGGTCGGCCTGTACCTGCCCAACACGCCCCATTATGTCGCGGCCTATTATGGCGCGCTGCTGGCCGGTGCGATCGTCGTCAATTTCTCCCCCCTCTATACCGCCGCCGAACTGGAGCATCAGGTCGAGGACAGCGGTACCAAGATCCTGTTCACCCTGTCGGCCAAGGCGCTGTTGCCGACCGCGCTCAAGGTGCTGGACAATAGCAGCCTGGAAACGCTGGTTGTCGGATCGATCGCCGAGGTTCTGCCGACGGCCAAGTCCATTCTCTTCCGTCTGTTCAAGCGCAGCGAGACGGTGGCTCTGCCGGATGATCCGCGCATCCTGCGCTATGACCGGCTGATCGCCAACAAGGGCGAGTGCAGCGTGGCCACGATAGACCCCGTCAACGATATAGCCCTGCTGCAATATACCGGTGGCACCACGGGCACGCCCAAGGGGGCGATGCTGACCCACCAGAATCTGACCGCCAATGCGCGCCAGGCGCAGGCGATCGACCCCCATGCCGGTGAAGACGGGGACCGCATCATCGCGGTGCTGCCCTTCTTCCATGTTTTCGCCAATACCTGCACGTTGAACCGCACGGTGCTGAATGGCGGCGAGATGGTGATGCTGCCGCGGTTCGAGGCGGTCCAGGTGCTGGCCGCAGTCCAGCGCACCAAGGCGACATCGCTGCCGGGCGTGCCGACCATGTACCAGGCGCTGCTCGACCATCCTTCGATCCGCAACATCGATTTCTCGTCGCTGCGCGCCTGCATTTCGGGCGGGGCGCCGTTGCCGCTGGAGGTGAAGCAGAAGTTCGAGGCCGCGACCGGCGCAAAGCTGATCGAGGGCTATGGCCTGACCGAGACCAGCCCGATCGTCTGTTCCAACCCCTATGAGGGGCTGAACAAGACCGGCACCGTGGGCCAGCCGGTGCCCGGCACCCGGGTCAAGATCGTCAGCCGCGAAGACCCGACCCAGCCACCGCCCGAGGGCGAACCGGGGGAGTTGCTGTTCGCCGGGCCGCAGATCATGAAGGGCTATTGGAACCGGCCGGATGCCGACGCCCAGGTGTTCGTCGGCGAGTTTCTGCGCACCGGGGATGTCGGCGAGATCGACGAGGACGGCTATGTCCGGATCGTCGATCGCCTGAAGGACATGATCGCCGTCGGTGGCTTCAAGGTCTTCCCGAGCCAGGTGGAATCGATCCTCTATCATCATGAGGCGGTAAAGGAGGCGTTGGTGATCGGCGTGCCCGATCGTTATCGCGGCGAGCAGCCCAAGGCGTTCGTCACCCTGAACGACGGGGCCACGATCGACGGGCCGGGCCTGAAGGAGTGGCTGAACCCGCAACTGGGCAAGCATGAGCGGGTGTGCGAGGTCGAGGTGCGGGCGAGCCTGCCCAAGACGCTGGTCGGCAAGCTGTCGCGCAAGGAATTGGTCGCCGAAGAGCGGGCCAAGGCCGAGAAGATGATGGCAGAGAGTAAGGCGGAGACTGGAACAGCGGCCTGATAGCGCCTATCTAGCGCGCCAAGTCTTGATAAGGATTATCGAACATGGCGCAGGAAATCGCGACGCTGGCTGGGGGCTGCTTCTGGTGTACGGAAGCAGTCTACCAGACGCTCAAGGGCGTGGAATCGGTCCAGAGTGGCTATATCGGCGGTAGCAAGCCGAACCCCACCTATGAAGAAGTGTGCACCGGCAATACGGGGCATGCAGAGGCGATCCGCATTGCCTTCGATCCGACCGTCATTTCCTATGGCGATCTGCTCGACATCTTCTTCGCGACGCATGACCCGACGACGCTGAACCGCCAGGGCAACGATATCGGCACCCAGTATCGCTCGGCCATCTTCCCGCATTCACCGGCCCAGGCGGCCGAAGCGCAGGCCGGGATCGCGCGGGCGCAGGCGGATCAGAGCGCGCCGATCGTGACCGCGATCGAAGCCGACGCCCCCTGGTATCCGGCCGAGGATTATCACCAGAAATATTGGGAACGGGTCGGCGACCAGAATCCCTATTGCATGGCCGTGATCCCGCCCAAGCTGGCCAAGCTGCGCAAGGGCTTTGCGGCGCGCATCGACGCCTGACCGCATCTGAGGGCGGTTTTCCCGTCGGCTCATCCTGTTTCGCTATGTTTTTAGCCTATGGTTAATGTCGGCCATGGCAGAGGCGGTGAAATGGATGAGTCGGGGGACTTGGGAATGAAGAAGTCTATTTTTCTGATCGCGCCATTGGGCGCGTTGATGCTGACGGGCTGCATCGCCAAGACGGCGCTGGATGTGGTGACCCTGCCGGTGAAGGCGGGCGCACAGGCGGCCGACTGGGCGACGACCAGCCAGGATGAAGCGGACCGCAATTACGGGCGCAAGATGCGCGAGCAGGAAGAGCGCGACGGCAAGGCCGCCAAGAAGGCGGAGAAGGAACGGCGACGCCAGTGTCGCGAGGCGGGCTACGACAATTGCGGCTGACGGGAACGCCGCGGTCAGGCTGCGGCGCGGCGTAACCGGTCATTGATGGCCGTGCCGATCCCTTCGTCGGGGATCGGGGCCACGGCGATCTGGCCCTGAGTGCTGGCATCGGCGACATGCAGGGCGGTGAACAAATTGGCTGCCGCCTCGCGCAGATCGGCATCCACGCTGAGATTGAGATGGCAGGGCATCAGGCCGAAGCCGATCAGATATTCCCCGTTCTCGGCCCTGAGCGCATTCAGCCTGACCGGCTTTGACGGTGCATAATGGCTTTCAAGCTGGCCCGGCGCCTCGATCTTGGCGCCGTCCCCGCCGCCATCCCTGCCGACAATCACGGGCAGGCCGCTCGCCTCTTCCAGCATCGCGGCGGTGACGGGGCCGGGGCGCAGCAGGCGGATACGGTCCGGTTCCGGCGCGGCGATGGTCGATTCCAGGCCTTCGCTGGTCGGACCTTCGTCCAGGATCATGCGGATCTTGCCGTTGAGGCTGGCCAGGACATGCTCGGCCCGGCTGGGGCTGATCGCGCCGCTGCGATTGGCCGAGGGGGCCGCTAGCGGGCGCCCGCTTTCCCGGATCAGCGCGCGCATCGCCGGATGGGCAGGCAGGCGCAGCGCGACGGTCGGCAGGCCGGCCATGACCAGCGGCGACAGGCCGCTATCGGCCCGTACCGGCAGGACCAGAGTCAATGCCCCCGGCCAGAAACGGGCGGCGAGCCGTTCCGCTTCCGGCGCGAAGTCCGCCAGGCGGCGGGCCATGTCCATGTCGGCGACATGGACGATCAGCGGATTGAAGCTGGGCCGCCCCTTGGCGCTATAGATGCCCGCGACCGCATGGGAATCGGTCGCGTCGGCAGCCAGGCCGTAGACGGTCTCGGTCGGAACGGCGACAGGCTCACCGGCGCGGATTAGCAGGGCCGCCTCGCGCAGGGATTCTGCGCCATAACGGCAGATTCTGGTGGAAAAGGCAGGATTTGGGATAGTCACGACCCCCGCGATATAGACCCCGGAACGCTGCAGTAAAAGGCCATTGCGTCAATGGAATGACATTGTCGCCAAAGCTTGCGGCAACTGTGCCCGCCCGCTAATCCGGCGCCATGAACGACGCCCTGCTGACCCGTATCGCCGAAGCGCTGGAACGGCTTGCGCCGCCGCCGGCTTCATCCGCCGACCTTGCGGCTGCACCGGCCTATGTGTGGGATGGGGTGGCGATCCGTGCGGTGGATGCGTTTGCACCGGTCGATTTCGACCTGCTGACGGGAATCGATGCCCAGAAAATGGCGTTGTTGGATAATAGTCGCCGCCATGCTGCCGGCCATGCCGCGCATGACGTGTTGCTGTGGGGGGCACGCGGGACCGGAAAATCAGCGACGGTCGCGGCGGCGGTCGGCAAGCTGCAGCGCGAGGGCCAGGATATCGCCCTGCTGCAATGCGCGATCGATGAGCTGGCGAGCCTGCCGACGCTCTTCACGCAACTGCGCGGGACGGACCGCCCGTTCATCCTGTTCCTGGACGATCTGGGTTTTGACGAAGGGGTGGGGGATGCGCGGGCGCTGCGTTCGCTGCTGCAAGGCGGCACGTCCGCCCGACCGGCGAATGTCCGTCTATATGTGACGTCGAACCGTCGTCATATCGTGCCACGGAACCTGTCCGAGCAGGACGACCCGATCAATCCGCGCGATGTGGTCGACGACAAGATGGCGCTGTCCGACCGTTTCGGGTTGAGCCTGGGCTTCCATGCGCTCGACCAGGACGCCTATGTCGCGATCGTCGAGGGTTATGCGAAGGCGCTGGAGCTGGCCGTCGAGCCGCTTGATGCGATCCAGTGGGCGACCCAGCGGGGGAGCCGTTCGGGCCGCGTGGCCTGGCAATATGTGGTCGAGCTGGCCGGACGGAACGGCCTTACGCTCTAAAGGGTGGGCGGAAGCGACCTGCGCATCCGCCCTGTCTTTTCTATTGGGCGCGGGTCACGCGCCACACCACGCCGCCGACATCGTCGCTGACCAGCAGCGCGCCCTTCGCATCGACGGTGACATCGACCGGACGGCCGCGGGCGGCGCCCTGCGCATCAAGGAAGCCGGTCAGCACGTCGATCGGCTTGGCCTTGCCGACCTCGCCATTGTCGGCGAAGGGCACGTAGACGACCTTGTAGCCGGCGGCCGGCTTGCGGTTCCAGCTGCCATGCAGGCCGACAAAGGCACCATTGCCATAGGGCGCGCCAAGCTGGACGCCAGCGGCGAAGCTGAGGCCGAGCGGCGCGACATGGTTGCCCAGCGCATAATCGGGGCGCTTGGTATATTCGCGGATTTCCGGCCGCTGCGGCTGAACCCGGCGATCCTCATAACCGCCCCAATAATTCCAGGGCCAGCCATAGAAGGCGCCGAATTCGACCCGGGTCAGATAGTCGGGGACCAAGTCGCCGCCGAGCATGTCGCGTTCATTGACCACGCCCCACAAGATTCCGCTCTTGGGTTCAAAGGCGAGGCCGACCGGGTTGCGCAGGCCCGAGGCATAGATGCGATAGTCACCCGTCCTGGGATTGACTTCCAGCACGGAGGCGCGGTTCGCTTCGCTTTCCAGGCCATTTTCGCCGATATTGCTGTTCGATCCGACGCCGATGTAGAGCAGGCCATTAGGGCCGGCGGTCAGGCTGCGCGTCCAGTGCATGTTGGGCGCCTGGGCCGGCAGGTTCAGGATCTTGCGGCCCTTGGCGCTGATCCTAGTATCGCCTTCCTTGTAGGGAAAGGCCATCAGCGCATCGGTATTGGCGACGTAAAGCGTGTCGCCCAGCAGCGCCATGCCATAGGGCGAGTGCAGGCCGGTCAGGAAGGCGGTCTTGGTGTCCGCCTTGCCGTCGCCATCGGTGTCGCGCAGCAGAGTGATACGATCGGGCGAGGGGACGCCGGCGCCAGCCTTGTTCATCAGGAAGTTCATGACGCGGCTGACGATGCCACTTTGAGGGCGCGGCGGGCTGTTGGTTTCGGCCGTCAGGATATCGCCATTGGGCAGGCGCAGCAGCGAGCGGGGATGGACCAGCCCATCGGCGAAGCGATCGACGGTGAGGCCCTTGGCGGCGACCGGCTTCTCCCCGGCCTTCCACGGCTTTACCTCGGCGATATTGACGGTCGGGATCATCTCGCTGCGCGGGGCAGTGAACTGCGGCTCCGGCCCGACGTCACTGCCGGCCGGCAGGCGCGCGGTATCGCCCTGTGCGAAATAGAGAAAGGCGCCGCCGGCAAGGACCAGGGCGACAAGGGGGATAGCGATGATGTGCTTCTTCATGCCGCAACATCTATGCGGCGCGGAACGCTCTAGCAAGGCGCTCCGTGCGGTTGCCGGCTAATCGCGGGCGCGTTCCCGCAACCAGAGCAGCAGGGCGATCACGCTGCCGGTGCCCGCGCCGATCAGCAAGCCTGCGCTGGGCTGACCCAGCAGTCCGCCGCCGATCGTGCCTGCCAGGATGAGCAGGGCGATGATGGCGCCGCTTCCGGTGGATTGATGCTTGCTCTTGGCCATGGCGCGAGCCTTGCCATGGTGTGGGACGCAATGCCAGCCGCTTTTGGCGATGGCGTACAGACCGTGACATCGTCCTGATCCGGGACGCTGCTGTGCCTTTCCGGGACTTTTGTCCCGGCTTGGGACATGGCTAATCCGCCATTCACTCTTTCGCCCCGCCCTTTGAGCCAAAGTGCTGAAATGGCATGGGAATTGAACCCTTGTTCAGATCAGGGGCGCAAAAAAGTCGGGGGTCGCATGAACGTGCCGTATCTTACGGATCGCAAGAGCTATGAGGATGCTGCCGAACTGATGGCGGTGTTCGGCGCCAATGCAGGATATGAAGCGGCGGCGCGAGCCGATCGCAGCCGCGACCTTGGCAATCACATCCATTTTTGCCACTGGCGCCAGATCGAGCGGCTGATCGTTCTGCTGGCCCATGACCAGCCATTGGGCACGATCCACTGAACGCCAAAGAAAAGGCCGGCAGCAGACGCTCCGGCCTTTCCAATATCGGGCTCTTGTGACGCTTAGAGCCTGAGCCCGGCCGTTTCCGGCAGTCCTGCCAGAATGTTGAGATTCTGCACCGCCGCACCGGCCGCGCCCTTGCCCAGATTGTCGAGCGTCGCGATCAGCCGAACCTGACCGGCTTCGGCATTGCCGAACACCGACAAGGACAGGCGATCGGTGGCGCCGACCTGCTCGATCTCGACCTGCGCCATGGCGCCGCTGTCGGACAGGGGTGTCACGCTGACAATCGGCGATCCGGCATAAGCGGCCGCCAGGGCGGCGTGGATGTCGGCCGGTGAGGGCGTGCCGGGCATGGCGCGCAGCTGCAACGGCACTTCCACCAGCATGCCGCGATAGGCATTGGCGACGGCGGGCGCGAACAGCGGCGGATGCGCAAGCCCCGAATAGCGGGTCATTTCCGGCACATGCTTGTGTGCCAGATTAAGGCCGTAAGCGCGGAAGGCAGTGGGCGCGCCGTCTATCCCTTCATATTCCGCGATCATCGCCTTGCCGCCGCCCGAATAGCCCGACGCCCCGGAAACGGTCACGGGCCAGTCGGCGGGCAGCAGCCCGGCCAGGGTCAGCGGGCGCACCAGGGCAAGAAAGCCGGTCGGCCAGCAGCCTGGATTGGCCACGAAGCGGCTCGCTGCCAGCTTCTCCCGATGGCCCGGCTCCAACTCGGGAAAGCCGTAGGTCCAGCCGTCGGCCACGCGATGCGCGGTCGAAGCGTCGATGACACGAGTATGGCCATTGTCGATCAGCGCCACGGATTCGCGTGCGGCATCGTCGGGCAGGCAGAGGACCACGATGTCGGCCGCATTGAGCGCATCGCGCCGTGCCGCCATGTTGCGGCGATCCTTCTCGTCGATCGTGATGAGCGACAATTCGGGCCGGCCGGCGAGCCGGTCGGCGATTTCGATGCCGGTCGTGCCATGGCCGCCGTCGATGAAGACCTTAGTGCTCACTTGGCAATTCTCCGCCGGGCGATGATCGGCTGGGCATGATCGGGCGCCAGGCGCGCGACGACATCGGCCAGCGGCTCCACCACGACCGCCATCCAATGGGCATTGGCATGCAGCAAATGGGTCGCGTCGGCCATGATGCCGACATGGCCGGGGAAGAAGACCAGATCGCCACGCTGCAACGGCGTACGGGCATCGATCGGTTCGCCTACGCCCTCGCACTGCAGATCGGTGTCGCGGGGCACGGCAATGCCGCATTGGGCGAGCGCGACCTGGACCAGGCCGGAGCAGTCGATGCCGCGATGGCCGCGACCACCCCATACATAGGGCTGGCCCAGGTAATGTTCGGCGACCGTGACCCAGTCGCTGTCCAACGCATCGAGCGGAACGGCATGGCGGCCATGGATGAAGCCCTCACCCGAAGCAAGGAAGCCATTCTCGCTCTGGCCGGCGAATCGCGCGCCGAGCGGCCAATAATCGGCGATCGGCGCCTTGATATCCGGCGTACTGAACAGCGGGGCGGAATGGGTGCAGATGCGGTGGCTGGCGACTTCCTTCACATCCAGCGCGTCGCGCCGGATATAGCCGACATAACCGTCATGGCCGCAAAAGCCCCAGGCCCAATCCGTCATGACATCGAGCGCATGGAAGCTTTCGCCGCGCAGCAATTCGGTGACGGCCTCAGCGGTCGGCGAGGGCGCCGCGAGAACGGGTGCGCCCGGTGCCACGCAGGTCAGTTCGACCGCGCGGGCATAATGGGCGGAAAAAAGCAGCCCCGCGAGCGAGATATCGGCCAGGTCGCCGCGCGCCGCATGGGTGCGGCTATCGAGGGCAACGGAACGACCGTCCAGCTTGAAC
The sequence above is drawn from the Sphingobium sp. AP49 genome and encodes:
- a CDS encoding NAD(P)H-quinone oxidoreductase, translated to MILDDITIPREMTAIGIAVPGGPEALVPERRAVPTPGEDEVLIHVAAAGINRPDVLQRQGKYPPPPGASDIPGLEVAGTIVAAGRSADMLVGQRVCALLPGGGYAEYAVAPAGQCLPVPDGYDLVEAAALPETLFTVWTNLFERAYVVGGDTVLVHGGTSGIGTMAISLCRLFDIAIIVTCGSDDKCAQALEWGAAHAINYKAQDYVAEVKRITGGQGVQAVLDMVGGDYVPRNIECLAEDGRHVSIAVLGGAKTSVFLPTVMSKRLTLTGSTLRPRSSGFKSLVADEIMRTVWPFVEQGRLRPAMDQRFALADAAKAHARMDAGDHFGKIVLVA
- a CDS encoding UDP-2,3-diacylglucosamine diphosphatase, translated to MDAITRLPFLSELEEGGDDRFHIAERDGPRRRYRTIWISDIHLGTRGCNATMLIDFLDSVDSDTIYLVGDIIDGWRLKKRFYWPAAHNDVLWRIMKRAKRGTRVVYIPGNHDEMFRQFTGMNFGGVEIRRKAIHETADGRKLLVLHGDEFDTIMLAHRWLAFVGDAAYTSLMRLNVVVNAVRQRMGLPYWSLSKMAKHKVKNAVSFISRFEEVVAHEAGSRGVDGVVCGHIHNAEMREIEGIQYYNDGDWVEGCTALVEHASGAMEVLHWADEIAKRSEAAPALMAA
- a CDS encoding glycosyltransferase family 1 protein produces the protein MRIAIVTDAWTPQVNGVVRTLQTIQLELERMGHEVKVISPDLYGSIPCPTYPEIRLALVRSGVVGQAIAAFRPDAVHLATEGPLCFAARRWCLRGNVPFTTAYHTHFPEYVAQRTGLPSSWFWRYIRWFHGPAQAVLVSTRSVRRQLRIHGVANVRKWGRGVDLKVFAGDVAPSARLADLPRPIQLYVGRVAVEKNLEAFLASDHPGTKVIVGDGPARVVLERAYPDAHFLGGLFGADLAAVYAGADVFVFPSRTDTFGLVMIEALAAGTPVAAYPVTGPIDIVTPETGALSERLEDAIAAALLCDRAACAAYGRSFSWERSAQEFLAGLHPIDPVVMDSAA
- a CDS encoding cell cycle transcriptional regulator TrcR; translation: MPHATASWLVDNSALSFDQIAEFCGLHILEVQAIADDTAGTKYTGRDPVRAHEITMDEIHKGESNPDYKLKMLKGPEPVRRTKGPRYTPVSKRQDKPDGIAWILRNHPEISDGAIGKLIGTTRTTIAAIRDRSHWNISNITPKDPVTLGLCSQRELDALVSKAAKKAGIEMPTDSRLDGDREALIEELRREREDNARRIEASLKSEAELISGVATILDPFSNNKGEV
- a CDS encoding long-chain fatty acid--CoA ligase, translating into MESIEQTWRAHYQHPTPWEQSFPPLSMGEMVTQSATAHPQAYMIDFMGRKFSYGRMMDEIRRIACGLQGMGVKKGDRVGLYLPNTPHYVAAYYGALLAGAIVVNFSPLYTAAELEHQVEDSGTKILFTLSAKALLPTALKVLDNSSLETLVVGSIAEVLPTAKSILFRLFKRSETVALPDDPRILRYDRLIANKGECSVATIDPVNDIALLQYTGGTTGTPKGAMLTHQNLTANARQAQAIDPHAGEDGDRIIAVLPFFHVFANTCTLNRTVLNGGEMVMLPRFEAVQVLAAVQRTKATSLPGVPTMYQALLDHPSIRNIDFSSLRACISGGAPLPLEVKQKFEAATGAKLIEGYGLTETSPIVCSNPYEGLNKTGTVGQPVPGTRVKIVSREDPTQPPPEGEPGELLFAGPQIMKGYWNRPDADAQVFVGEFLRTGDVGEIDEDGYVRIVDRLKDMIAVGGFKVFPSQVESILYHHEAVKEALVIGVPDRYRGEQPKAFVTLNDGATIDGPGLKEWLNPQLGKHERVCEVEVRASLPKTLVGKLSRKELVAEERAKAEKMMAESKAETGTAA
- the msrA gene encoding peptide-methionine (S)-S-oxide reductase MsrA, with protein sequence MAQEIATLAGGCFWCTEAVYQTLKGVESVQSGYIGGSKPNPTYEEVCTGNTGHAEAIRIAFDPTVISYGDLLDIFFATHDPTTLNRQGNDIGTQYRSAIFPHSPAQAAEAQAGIARAQADQSAPIVTAIEADAPWYPAEDYHQKYWERVGDQNPYCMAVIPPKLAKLRKGFAARIDA
- a CDS encoding L-threonylcarbamoyladenylate synthase, whose amino-acid sequence is MTIPNPAFSTRICRYGAESLREAALLIRAGEPVAVPTETVYGLAADATDSHAVAGIYSAKGRPSFNPLIVHVADMDMARRLADFAPEAERLAARFWPGALTLVLPVRADSGLSPLVMAGLPTVALRLPAHPAMRALIRESGRPLAAPSANRSGAISPSRAEHVLASLNGKIRMILDEGPTSEGLESTIAAPEPDRIRLLRPGPVTAAMLEEASGLPVIVGRDGGGDGAKIEAPGQLESHYAPSKPVRLNALRAENGEYLIGFGLMPCHLNLSVDADLREAAANLFTALHVADASTQGQIAVAPIPDEGIGTAINDRLRRAAA